A region of Jonquetella anthropi DSM 22815 DNA encodes the following proteins:
- a CDS encoding PBECR4 domain-containing protein, whose product MNQDKALLLTKIFDLAQEYDKQLCYRKVLFCSSNYCINAVFHPRNFLHLTGIETQLDCHDFFRKALHQKLHIKDIAPRDDQTTTLKLSALSSLIVCPKTAQMIGPFNGVGRLIQTDILAGTVIACMGFILNLITNPQTP is encoded by the coding sequence ATGAACCAAGATAAGGCCCTTTTGCTTACGAAGATTTTTGATTTAGCGCAGGAGTATGATAAGCAACTTTGTTATAGAAAGGTCCTTTTTTGCTCTTCCAATTATTGTATTAATGCTGTTTTTCACCCTAGAAACTTTTTGCATTTAACCGGTATAGAAACTCAATTAGATTGTCATGATTTTTTTAGAAAAGCTCTACATCAAAAATTGCATATAAAAGATATTGCTCCTAGAGATGACCAAACAACGACGTTAAAGCTATCGGCCCTCTCGTCGCTAATTGTTTGTCCTAAAACAGCCCAAATGATAGGACCATTTAATGGCGTGGGGCGCTTAATTCAAACAGATATTTTAGCTGGAACTGTGATTGCTTGTATGGGATTTATATTAAATTTAATAACTAACCCTCAAACCCCTTGA